The following coding sequences lie in one Streptomyces sp. NBC_01224 genomic window:
- a CDS encoding ALF repeat-containing protein, whose protein sequence is MRRAIRALVLGLLPLALTFGLLSSPPALASGTEGVAALAEATPTDRGRVVDYWREGGPGVRAAAEAALTGSDAELEAFLTTVDDLSFQDERVSAAQIASVGGPELLTAARTALAGSQEDLEIFLSWGWEAPMQQDQRIQVAQVIDAGGPIVQDAGRAALNGSPEDVAAFLKEGQYVQREQDERVQLVQVISVGGTNVRAAGRLALAGGAEDIREFLTVGQFVARDKDQEQATVAQLAAQAKEAGRQAAAETAAAKAESAKAVEAAKLAKEAALRAASEAEAAKDDTDKAARAASRAAKAASQAASAAQTAIDASRAANNSARVAANAASQAAAAAAGASQAASRARNAAADAAVDAGNAAAARTAAENARNAGKGAALAADAADQAAIAADAAGDAAHSAASAGSNASLAADAAIEASNFAGQSSAAAAEARAAAAAAKRHAAEANRAAAAAEALARKAATAAREARDAARSAATHANNAAAAADDAADHAGDAAQAATKSTTHANAATEAANAASSAVLKAQEIYALAREVETEELLGRTNEGIELARDHKAADDARIAKLAEFQQAVKDRDTERDRLVAVAAEPGADLKAVAGQGRKLAVLVMKNGTAWGRAAAEAALAGPDDVVIDYLRNGWTTAKEQDDRSYVERLAEESSAREVREAAETALDGDAAAITAFINNGQYQAAAQGMRVAIAQTIDGAGPILTEAGQKALATGDPKKYSAFLTDTQHTARTQDERVRAAQLISSGGPEVKSAARIALEGSPQTLHAFIATGQYKAQRQDLLNATHVAQVQKLIADAAKIAATAQQNAATAQKVAALARKAAAEANEWAAKANASKTQAQGYADEAAQHAKDAEASAASAASSAKTARNAANSANIAASDAANSAADATLSSEMAQVHASTAWYSADQARNSAIAAGKDAAAALTASTEAFTIAVTKKREEEEARRKAAVENKEKNEAGQRAAELYRCGQAIVPCDPQDYIRWCTQSPIDCQILEHGKEIGDALEHSLEVAKELAGLGELEACLQNKDFEHCWSLAADVLVGAKLRALEKAFDSLKLLKRGCKIASRAAGVTRVALASSGDIPCFEHDVRGLPQDVEDIPDSFGCEACARRIRDSLGEGELRTIKPRPNTSLLLPNYRGKDSGWYNHVVLVLNGRVYDAWTARGGETVAEYKARWTRANEIDFGF, encoded by the coding sequence ATGCGCCGCGCGATACGTGCCCTTGTCCTGGGCCTGCTGCCCCTGGCCCTCACATTCGGCCTCCTCAGCTCCCCGCCCGCCCTTGCGTCCGGCACAGAAGGGGTCGCGGCCCTGGCGGAGGCGACGCCGACCGACCGTGGTCGTGTGGTCGACTACTGGCGGGAAGGCGGCCCTGGGGTCAGAGCGGCCGCCGAAGCGGCGTTGACCGGAAGCGATGCCGAACTTGAGGCATTCCTGACGACCGTGGACGACCTGTCCTTCCAGGACGAGCGTGTCAGCGCCGCCCAGATCGCATCAGTAGGCGGCCCCGAGCTGTTGACTGCCGCACGGACGGCCCTCGCAGGGTCGCAAGAGGACCTCGAGATCTTCCTCAGCTGGGGCTGGGAAGCTCCGATGCAGCAGGATCAGCGGATTCAGGTGGCGCAGGTCATCGATGCGGGCGGGCCGATCGTGCAGGACGCGGGTCGGGCTGCGCTGAACGGTTCGCCGGAGGATGTTGCCGCGTTCCTGAAGGAGGGACAGTACGTTCAGCGTGAGCAGGACGAGCGGGTACAGCTCGTCCAGGTCATCAGTGTGGGCGGCACAAATGTGCGGGCTGCCGGCCGGCTGGCGTTGGCCGGTGGGGCTGAGGACATTCGGGAGTTCTTGACGGTCGGGCAGTTCGTGGCCCGGGACAAGGACCAGGAGCAGGCCACTGTCGCTCAGTTGGCTGCGCAGGCGAAGGAGGCGGGTCGGCAGGCCGCTGCGGAGACCGCGGCTGCCAAGGCGGAGTCGGCCAAGGCGGTGGAGGCCGCAAAGCTGGCGAAGGAAGCGGCGCTGAGGGCGGCGTCCGAGGCGGAGGCCGCGAAGGACGACACGGACAAGGCGGCCCGTGCCGCGAGCCGCGCCGCCAAGGCCGCCTCCCAGGCCGCCAGTGCCGCGCAGACGGCGATCGACGCTTCGCGTGCTGCGAACAATTCCGCACGTGTCGCGGCGAACGCCGCGTCTCAGGCTGCGGCTGCGGCGGCAGGCGCGTCGCAGGCGGCATCGCGTGCGCGGAACGCGGCGGCTGACGCCGCGGTGGACGCGGGCAACGCTGCTGCCGCCCGTACGGCCGCGGAGAACGCCCGTAATGCCGGCAAGGGCGCCGCTCTGGCCGCCGATGCCGCGGATCAGGCCGCGATCGCCGCCGATGCGGCCGGTGATGCCGCGCACTCGGCCGCGAGCGCGGGGAGCAACGCGAGCCTTGCGGCCGATGCCGCGATCGAGGCCAGCAACTTCGCCGGCCAGTCCAGCGCGGCTGCCGCCGAGGCGCGCGCCGCGGCCGCGGCGGCCAAGCGCCACGCTGCGGAGGCCAACCGTGCCGCGGCTGCCGCCGAAGCACTGGCACGCAAGGCCGCCACCGCCGCACGCGAAGCCCGCGACGCGGCCAGGTCGGCGGCCACACACGCGAACAACGCGGCCGCCGCCGCCGACGACGCCGCCGACCACGCCGGCGACGCGGCACAGGCAGCCACGAAGTCCACAACACACGCCAACGCGGCCACGGAGGCCGCGAACGCCGCAAGTAGCGCCGTGCTCAAGGCGCAGGAGATATACGCACTCGCACGTGAGGTGGAGACCGAGGAACTGCTCGGCCGTACCAACGAGGGCATTGAGCTTGCCAGGGACCACAAAGCGGCCGACGACGCCCGGATCGCCAAACTGGCGGAGTTCCAGCAGGCGGTGAAGGACCGGGATACCGAGCGAGACCGGCTGGTCGCTGTGGCAGCCGAGCCCGGGGCCGACTTGAAGGCTGTCGCCGGCCAAGGGCGCAAGCTGGCCGTGCTCGTGATGAAGAACGGCACGGCGTGGGGCCGGGCCGCCGCCGAGGCCGCACTCGCCGGCCCCGACGACGTGGTCATCGACTACCTGCGCAACGGCTGGACCACAGCCAAGGAGCAGGACGACCGCTCCTACGTCGAGCGCCTCGCCGAGGAGAGCTCCGCCAGGGAAGTACGCGAGGCGGCCGAGACCGCACTGGACGGCGACGCCGCCGCCATCACCGCATTCATCAACAACGGCCAGTACCAGGCCGCCGCCCAGGGCATGCGCGTCGCCATCGCCCAGACGATCGACGGCGCCGGACCGATTCTTACCGAAGCCGGCCAGAAGGCTCTCGCCACAGGCGACCCGAAGAAGTACAGCGCCTTCCTGACCGACACCCAGCACACCGCCCGGACCCAGGACGAGCGAGTCCGGGCTGCGCAGCTGATCTCCTCCGGCGGCCCGGAGGTGAAGTCCGCAGCACGCATCGCCCTGGAGGGATCCCCGCAGACCCTGCACGCCTTCATCGCCACCGGCCAGTACAAGGCCCAGCGCCAGGACCTCCTCAACGCCACCCACGTGGCGCAGGTCCAGAAGCTGATCGCGGACGCGGCGAAGATCGCGGCCACCGCCCAGCAGAACGCCGCGACCGCCCAGAAGGTCGCCGCCCTCGCCCGCAAGGCGGCCGCCGAAGCCAACGAATGGGCAGCGAAGGCCAACGCCTCCAAGACCCAGGCCCAGGGCTACGCCGACGAGGCAGCACAGCACGCCAAGGACGCCGAAGCCTCCGCAGCCAGCGCGGCCTCATCCGCCAAGACGGCCCGCAACGCCGCGAACAGCGCCAACATTGCCGCGTCCGATGCAGCGAATTCGGCAGCCGACGCCACGCTCTCCTCGGAGATGGCCCAGGTCCACGCGTCCACCGCCTGGTACTCCGCCGACCAGGCCCGGAACTCGGCGATCGCCGCCGGCAAGGACGCGGCAGCCGCACTCACTGCATCCACCGAAGCGTTCACCATCGCAGTCACGAAGAAGCGGGAGGAGGAAGAAGCACGGCGCAAGGCCGCCGTCGAAAACAAGGAGAAGAACGAAGCCGGCCAGCGGGCCGCAGAGCTGTACCGCTGCGGGCAGGCGATCGTTCCCTGCGATCCGCAGGACTACATCCGCTGGTGCACGCAAAGCCCGATCGATTGCCAAATCCTCGAACATGGCAAAGAAATCGGCGACGCCCTGGAGCATTCGCTGGAGGTCGCCAAGGAACTCGCCGGCCTCGGAGAGCTCGAAGCGTGCCTGCAAAACAAAGACTTCGAACACTGCTGGTCACTCGCAGCAGACGTCCTCGTCGGCGCCAAACTCAGAGCGCTGGAAAAGGCATTCGATTCCCTGAAATTGCTGAAGCGCGGCTGCAAGATTGCCAGCAGGGCCGCAGGCGTGACTCGGGTCGCACTAGCATCGTCCGGTGATATTCCGTGCTTTGAGCACGACGTCCGAGGACTTCCCCAGGATGTAGAGGATATCCCCGACTCCTTTGGCTGTGAGGCTTGCGCCCGGCGGATCCGTGACAGCCTTGGGGAGGGCGAGCTGAGAACCATCAAGCCCCGGCCGAACACGTCGCTGCTTCTTCCCAATTACCGCGGCAAGGATTCGGGTTGGTACAACCACGTTGTCTTGGTACTCAACGGAAGGGTCTACGATGCCTGGACAGCGCGAGGAGGAGAAACCGTTGCCGAGTATAAGGCCAGATGGACACGGGCCAACGAAATCGACTTCGGATTCTAG
- a CDS encoding trypsin-like serine protease: protein MPVRPNRKVRAISLLAAAAAAGALTLTTPAQAVIGDAVADDTYTFSAKIDVGGVRACSGTLLNNQWMVTAASCFTEDPAQFASLPAGAPALKSTATIGRTNLIGTTGEVRQITQLIPRTDRDLVLAKLDSPVYGVSFLHPATTAPTAGEALKGTGYGRTKDTWVPDQLHIGMFTAGTVEATAIGIDGTPICKGDTGAPVFREKDGRPELAAIASRSWQGGCLGSDETRTGATASRVDDIRAWLTENTASTLNNWNLQMLTRTSTGLYHAMRNSNGDWTGFGDVQKVAGTITDLAYAADAAIKGKNYVFAVGGDGRLYEANRRPTGGWEAFRDITDEVGSKPGLTRVAVTSTGSGLALIGLASGRVYHATQDADEKWSKWGDVSAKLGLLGNATQVTTAQTSNGDTQVGVVADKKAYHATRHSDGTWSAWGHISNLPTGLDAINGMAFAGTGSNLQIILTSPTGGKKHAIRADATGSWSAFGDLGSRLGNEPTISVDAAGVTRELQAAVVTADGKVKHILRHDNGKWDATEQVAGYPGTPATVALTGSAD, encoded by the coding sequence ATGCCTGTCAGACCTAATCGCAAAGTGCGGGCCATATCGCTACTGGCCGCTGCAGCCGCAGCCGGCGCCCTCACCCTCACCACACCTGCCCAAGCCGTCATCGGTGACGCGGTCGCCGACGACACTTACACTTTCTCCGCGAAGATCGATGTCGGCGGGGTGCGGGCCTGCTCGGGCACGCTCCTGAACAACCAGTGGATGGTCACTGCGGCAAGCTGCTTCACGGAGGACCCGGCGCAGTTCGCCTCGCTGCCTGCCGGGGCGCCTGCACTGAAGTCGACCGCGACGATCGGCCGTACCAACCTGATCGGCACCACGGGCGAGGTCCGGCAGATCACTCAGCTGATCCCGCGTACGGACCGGGACCTGGTCTTGGCCAAGCTCGACTCACCCGTCTACGGGGTGAGTTTCCTGCACCCCGCGACCACCGCCCCCACCGCAGGCGAGGCGCTCAAGGGCACGGGTTACGGGCGCACCAAGGACACCTGGGTGCCCGACCAGCTGCACATCGGGATGTTCACCGCCGGCACGGTCGAAGCCACTGCCATAGGCATCGACGGAACCCCCATCTGCAAGGGCGACACCGGCGCACCGGTCTTCCGGGAGAAGGACGGCCGCCCCGAACTCGCCGCCATCGCCTCCAGATCCTGGCAGGGCGGCTGTCTGGGCTCCGATGAGACCAGAACCGGCGCTACGGCGAGCCGCGTTGATGACATCCGCGCCTGGCTCACCGAGAACACCGCTTCCACCCTGAACAACTGGAACCTGCAGATGCTCACCAGGACGAGCACCGGGCTCTACCACGCCATGCGCAACAGCAACGGCGACTGGACCGGATTCGGAGACGTCCAGAAGGTCGCTGGCACCATCACCGACCTCGCCTACGCCGCGGACGCCGCGATCAAGGGGAAAAACTACGTCTTCGCCGTCGGCGGCGACGGACGCCTCTACGAGGCCAACCGCCGCCCCACCGGCGGCTGGGAGGCCTTCCGCGACATCACCGACGAAGTCGGCTCCAAGCCCGGACTGACCCGCGTCGCGGTCACCTCCACCGGGTCCGGTCTGGCGCTCATCGGCCTCGCGTCCGGCCGCGTCTACCACGCCACGCAGGACGCGGACGAGAAGTGGTCCAAGTGGGGCGATGTGAGCGCCAAGCTCGGCCTGCTCGGCAACGCCACCCAGGTCACCACCGCCCAGACCTCCAACGGGGACACCCAGGTCGGCGTCGTCGCGGACAAGAAGGCCTACCACGCCACCCGTCACTCCGACGGCACCTGGAGCGCCTGGGGGCACATCAGCAATCTGCCCACCGGCCTTGACGCGATCAACGGCATGGCCTTCGCCGGCACCGGCAGCAACCTCCAGATCATCCTCACCAGCCCCACCGGCGGCAAGAAGCACGCCATCCGCGCCGACGCCACCGGCAGCTGGAGCGCCTTCGGCGACCTCGGCAGCAGACTCGGCAACGAACCGACCATCAGCGTCGACGCCGCCGGCGTCACCCGCGAACTCCAGGCCGCTGTCGTCACCGCCGACGGGAAGGTCAAGCACATCCTGCGCCACGACAACGGCAAGTGGGACGCCACGGAACAGGTCGCCGGCTACCCCGGCACCCCCGCAACCGTCGCCCTCACCGGCAGCGCCGACTAA
- a CDS encoding FG-GAP-like repeat-containing protein: MPVRPPRRVQATALLAATAAVGALTIVTPAQAVVGDTVADNTYTFTAKIDVGGERACTGTLVDAQYVLTASSCFAAAGQPAFPIPAGAPAEKATATIGRTDLAGTAGKVVEITELVPRADRDLVMAKLAEPVIDIAPVPLATTGPTAGETLQALGYGRTKDTWVPDRLHAGAFTVTQADTTTVAVTRDGGSICKGDAGGPALRETDGKAELVAVHSTSWQAGCLGSDETRPGAVETRLDDITEWVKQVRALPGESQVVSGDFNADGKEDIAAFYDNGTSPEGKNRSSLFAFYSTGTGFAAPKNVWSTPGGFTWASSKLTSGDFDGDGKDDLAVFYDGGSSDTGAVSSLYTFTSTGTGFKAPRKTWTTPGGFTWDRSKVTSGDYNGDGKDDVAVFYDGGSSDTGNISSLYTFTSNGTDFNNPRKTWTTPGGFTWSAGQVTSGDYNGDGKDDVAVLYNGGKSTDGKFISSLYTFTSDGTNFASPRKSWTSSGSFNWSASKLASGDYSGDGRDDVAVLYNRGTTAEGVPQSALFTFTSDGTNFAAPREVWASTGSFSWAASQPVSGDFNKDSKDDIGVLYRSGTTADGRRIDSLFTFTSTGTDIKAPVKHWTGSVV; the protein is encoded by the coding sequence GTGCCCGTCAGACCTCCCCGTCGCGTGCAGGCCACAGCGCTACTGGCCGCAACAGCCGCGGTCGGCGCGCTGACCATCGTTACGCCGGCACAGGCCGTCGTCGGTGACACCGTCGCCGACAACACCTATACGTTCACCGCAAAAATCGATGTCGGCGGCGAGCGCGCCTGCACCGGAACCCTTGTCGACGCCCAGTACGTCCTCACCGCCAGCAGCTGCTTCGCGGCCGCCGGACAGCCCGCCTTCCCGATACCCGCCGGTGCGCCGGCCGAGAAGGCCACGGCCACCATCGGCCGTACCGACCTGGCCGGCACCGCGGGCAAGGTCGTCGAAATCACCGAGCTGGTCCCCCGGGCCGACCGCGACCTGGTGATGGCCAAGCTCGCCGAACCGGTCATCGACATCGCCCCCGTTCCCCTCGCCACCACCGGGCCCACCGCGGGTGAAACGCTGCAGGCCTTGGGCTACGGCCGCACCAAGGACACCTGGGTCCCCGACCGTCTGCACGCCGGTGCTTTCACGGTGACGCAGGCCGACACCACCACTGTGGCCGTCACCCGGGACGGTGGCAGCATCTGCAAGGGCGACGCCGGCGGCCCCGCACTGCGTGAAACAGACGGCAAGGCCGAACTCGTCGCCGTCCACAGCACGTCCTGGCAGGCCGGCTGCCTCGGCTCCGACGAGACCCGCCCCGGCGCCGTGGAGACCCGACTCGACGACATCACGGAATGGGTCAAGCAGGTCCGCGCCCTGCCCGGTGAGTCCCAGGTAGTCTCCGGTGACTTCAACGCGGACGGCAAGGAGGACATCGCCGCCTTCTACGACAACGGCACTTCGCCCGAGGGCAAGAACCGGTCGTCGCTGTTCGCCTTCTACAGCACCGGCACTGGCTTCGCCGCTCCCAAGAACGTATGGAGCACGCCCGGCGGCTTTACCTGGGCGTCCAGCAAGCTGACCTCGGGCGACTTCGACGGTGACGGCAAGGACGACCTCGCCGTCTTCTACGACGGCGGGTCCTCGGACACCGGAGCCGTCTCCTCCCTCTACACCTTCACCAGCACCGGCACCGGCTTCAAGGCCCCCCGCAAGACATGGACCACCCCCGGCGGCTTCACGTGGGACCGGAGCAAGGTGACGTCGGGCGACTACAACGGGGACGGCAAGGACGACGTCGCCGTCTTCTACGACGGCGGGTCCTCGGACACCGGCAATATCTCTTCCCTCTACACCTTCACCAGCAACGGCACCGACTTCAACAACCCCCGCAAGACATGGACCACCCCCGGCGGCTTCACATGGTCCGCCGGCCAGGTCACCTCGGGCGACTACAACGGTGACGGCAAGGACGACGTCGCCGTTCTCTACAACGGAGGCAAGTCCACCGACGGCAAGTTCATCTCCTCGCTCTACACCTTCACCAGCGACGGCACGAACTTCGCCTCCCCCCGGAAGTCCTGGACCAGCAGCGGATCCTTCAACTGGAGCGCCAGCAAACTGGCCTCCGGCGACTACAGCGGAGACGGCAGGGACGACGTAGCCGTCCTCTACAACCGGGGCACCACGGCAGAAGGCGTCCCCCAGTCCGCGCTCTTCACCTTCACCAGCGATGGCACCAACTTCGCAGCACCCCGCGAGGTCTGGGCGAGCACCGGCTCCTTCAGCTGGGCCGCCAGCCAGCCCGTCTCCGGCGACTTCAACAAGGACAGCAAGGACGACATCGGCGTCCTCTACCGCTCCGGGACGACCGCAGACGGCCGACGCATCGACTCCCTGTTCACCTTCACCAGCACCGGGACCGACATCAAGGCACCGGTCAAGCACTGGACCGGATCCGTCGTCTGA